Proteins encoded together in one Bosea sp. (in: a-proteobacteria) window:
- a CDS encoding RidA family protein yields the protein MSVSSRLKELGLTLQPTTPAIGSYVPATVAGSLIFCSGATCMVDGRPKYRGKIGREITIEQGNDAARIAALNMLQKIADVVGDVDRVGGILKLVGHLNCTSDFISHAAVVNGASDLLVEIFGDRGRHARLSLGANSLPNDVPLEIEVVAFLAEER from the coding sequence ATGTCGGTATCGAGCCGCCTGAAGGAGCTGGGGCTGACGCTCCAGCCCACCACGCCGGCGATCGGCAGCTACGTGCCGGCGACCGTCGCGGGCTCGCTGATCTTCTGCTCGGGTGCGACCTGCATGGTCGACGGGCGGCCCAAATACCGGGGCAAGATCGGCCGGGAAATCACGATAGAGCAGGGCAACGACGCGGCCAGGATCGCCGCGCTCAACATGCTCCAGAAAATCGCCGATGTGGTCGGCGACGTGGACCGCGTCGGCGGCATACTGAAGCTGGTCGGGCATCTCAACTGCACGAGCGATTTCATCAGTCATGCCGCCGTGGTCAACGGCGCCTCCGACCTGCTGGTCGAGATCTTCGGCGATCGCGGCCGCCATGCCCGGCTGTCGCTCGGTGCCAACAGCCTGCCCAACGACGTGCCGCTCGAGATCGAGGTCGTCGCCTTCCTGGCGGAGGAGCGGTGA